One region of Camelina sativa cultivar DH55 chromosome 6, Cs, whole genome shotgun sequence genomic DNA includes:
- the LOC104792370 gene encoding NDR1/HIN1-like protein 12 — protein MTKDCGSHGGGGGGGAGSRICGAIIGFIIIVLITIFLVWVILQPTKPRFILQDTTVYAFNLSQPNLLTSNFQITISSRNPNSRIGIYYDRLHVYVTYRSQQITLRTAIPPTYQGHKEDNVWSPFVYGNAVPIAPFNALALGDEENRGLVSLIIRADGRVRWKVGTLITGKYHLHVRCQAYMNLADKAAGIHVGETAVKYTMASRCSVNV, from the coding sequence ATGACTAAAGATTGCGGAAGCCACggcggtggtggcggaggaggagccGGCAGTCGAATCTGCGGAGCAATCATcggcttcatcatcatcgtcttgaTAACAATCTTTCTCGTTTGGGTAATCCTCCAACCAACAAAACCAAGATTCATCCTCCAAGACACAACCGTCTACGCCTTCAACCTCTCTCAGCCTAACCTCCTCACTTCAAACTTTCAGATCACAATATCTTCACGTAACCCAAACTCCAGAATTGGAATCTACTACGACCGTCTTCACGTCTACGTTACTTACCGTAGCCAGCAAATCACACTACGTACGGCCATACCTCCGACGTACCAAGGACATAAAGAAGACAACGTTTGGTCTCCTTTCGTATACGGCAACGCTGTCCCCATCGCTCCTTTCAACGCCTTGGCTCTAGGCGATGAGGAGAACAGAGGGTTAGTCTCGTTGATTATACGCGCCGACGGGCGCGTGAGGTGGAAGGTTGGAACTCTTATCACTGGTAAGTATCATCTCCATGTCCGTTGTCAGGCTTATATGAATCTAGCTGATAAAGCCGCCGGAATTCATGTCGGCGAAACCGCCGTTAAGTACACGATGGCCAGTAGGTGCAGTGTCAACGTTTAG
- the LOC104792371 gene encoding protein YLS9 isoform X1, whose product MAEQPLNGAFYGPSVPPPAPKGYYRRGHGRGCGCCLLSFFVKVIISLIVILGVAALIFWLIVRPRAIKFHVTDASLTRFDHTSQDNILRYNLALTVPVRNPNKRIGVYYDRIDAHAYYEGKRFSSITLTPFYQGHKNTTVLTPTFQGQNLVIFNAGQSRTLNMERVSGVYNIEIKFRLRVRFKLGDLKFRKIKPKVNCDDLRLPLSTSNGTTTSSSVFPIKCDFDY is encoded by the coding sequence atGGCTGAACAACCTCTCAACGGTGCCTTCTACGGTCCATCTGTCCCACCACCGGCTCCCAAAGGCTACTACCGACGTGGGCATGGTCGCGGCTGTGGCTGCTGCCTCCTCAGCTTCTTCGTCAAAGTCATCATATCCCTTATTGTCATCCTCGGTGTAGCCGCTCTCATCTTCTGGCTCATCGTCCGTCCCCGTGCCATCAAGTTCCACGTGACCGATGCGTCCCTTACCCGCTTTGACCACACTTCCCAAGATAATATTTTAAGGTATAACCTAGCCCTCACTGTCCCTGTCCGCAACCCTAACAAGAGGATCGGAGTCTACTACGACAGGATCGACGCTCATGCCTACTACGAGGGAAAGCGGTTTAGTTCCATCACGTTAACTCCTTTCTATCAAGGACACAAAAACACAACCGTTCTCACACCAACGTTCCAAGGCCAAAACCTTGTTATCTTTAACGCAGGACAGTCTCGGACTTTGAACATGGAGAGGGTCTCCGGTGTTTACAATATAGAGATCAAGTTCAGGCTTAGGGTTAGGTTTAAGCTTGGGGACTTGAAGTTTCGGAAGATTAAGCCTAAGGTTAATTGTGATGATCTAAGGCTTCCTTTAAGTACCTCCAACGGAACTACAACCTCCTCCAGCGTTTTCCCGATTAAGTGCGACTTCGATTATTAA